The region ATGATGAATCCGTGCCGGGGTTGTTGCCGTGGCAGGTCTACGTATTGGCTTTTGCCCTAGGCGTTTTGGCGATCCGGTTTCCGTTGGCCGGTGGGGCCGCGTTGTTGTTGCTCCTCGTCGCCGAGTGGGTGTTGCGCGGACGACAGTGCCGGGTGCCGGTTGTGGCCGTGATCTTGTGTGCGATTTTCGGATTCGCCTATGCCTCCCAGCGCACGCCGCTTTTCCCGGAAGAGATGCCGGGCTGGATGGCTGCGCGCCAGGCCGTGGTCCTGGAAGGTGTGGTGGATCGGGCCGAGCCGCGTCCCGGGCATCGGCTGCGAGTGATTCTGGACAAGGTCCAGGTCGATGCGGGGCAGGGAAGCGAACCGTTGCCTGGCGAGGTGGCCTGGTTCATCCGTAATCCCGACTACGTTCCGTTGCCGGGCCAGCATGTGCGCACCGTATCCAGAGTCGTGCCGGTGCGCAGTTTCGGCAATCCGGGGTTATGGGATTACCGCTGGTACTGGCAGCGGCAGGGCGTTTTTTGGCGGGCCTGGCCTTCGGGCAGGGTAAAGCCTGTCTGGGGTGAGAAACCGCAATCCTCGTTTGCCGGTATGCGAAGCCGGTTGCGGGAGCTGGTGGCCGAACATCTTCCCGCCACACAGGGCGGAGCCATGGTCCTGGCCCTGACCACGGGCGATCGGTCCCGGCTGGACATGGACACCATGGACGCGACCAGGGGCGCGGGGTTGGCCCATACGTTGGCCTTGTCCGGGCTGCACGTGGGGTTCGTGGCCGCCATGGGCTGGGGACTGGCCTATCTGGCCGGGCTGGTCTGGCCCGGATTGCTGCTTCGTCTGCCCAGGCCAAAGCTGGCCGTGCTATTGGCCGCACCGTTGGTATTGGTCTACGCCTGGCTCGGACAGCCGTCGGCATCGTTGGTCCGGGCTTCGGTCATGTTCGGCTTTTGGGGCATACTTCTTCTCCAGGGCCGGGGCCGAGTCCTCATGGACGGGTTGTTCTTCGCGTTGGCGGCCATCGTATTTGTTTCGCCGTTGTCCCTGTTCGATCTCGGCCTGCAGATGTCCTTGGCAGCAGTGGCCGGGATCGGCTTGCTCTACCCGTTTTTTCGCTTTCTTTTCGCCACACGGCGCAGGGGCGTGGTGCGGCTGCTTGCCTGGGCCGCGGGGACAATCGCCGTCAGCGTCTGTGCCACCCTGGCGATCATCCCCTTGGTGTCCTGGTATTTCGGGACGTTCAGCCCGAACCTTTTGCTCAATCTGGTCTGGTTGCCGGTCCTTGGGTTGGCGATCATGCCACTCGGGCTGCTTGGTTCGCTCCTGACCGTGTCTGCCTGGACCGCTCCAGCGGGCGCGGTGCTGCTCGGCCTTGCCGCGCGTATGGCGGACGGACTGCTCTGGCTGCTGGACGTGCTTCGAGGAAGCGGGCTGACCCCGGTCTTCGCCGTGTTGCGTCCTCTTTGGCCGGAGATGCTTGGGTTTGCGCTGCTTCTTGTTACGGCGGCGGTTTGTGTGCGGTCCAGGCGTAGGGTGCCTGCGGCGCTGGCCGGTTTGGGCTTCGTGCTGCTGGTTGCACCACATGTGCTGGTCATGGCCGAGGACAGCCGGGACCGCGTCAGCCTGACCATGCTCGACGTCGGGCTGGGCCAGTCCCTGGTTATCTCCCTGCCCGGTGGGCATCGTTGGCTGGTGGACACGGGCGGAGGGTCGCCCACCTACGATTTGGGCGAAGCCGTGGTCGGGCCATCTCTGACCCTGGGGCGACCGCCCCGGCTGGACGGCATCTTCCTGTCACATCCGGATGTGGACCACAGCCATGGATTGCCGTATCTCATCGAGCGATTCAAGGTGGGGGCGCTGTATACCAACGGTATGCTTCCACGCGGGTTGACCGGCGCGCGGCTGGATCGGATTCTGCCCGTCAGCGGCGTTGCGGTGGAAACCTTGCGGGCCGGGGAGTCGGTGGGCCTGTCGTCCGGAGTTCGGGTCGCGGTTCTGCATCCGGACGACAATTATGCGGGGACACGGGCAAACGAACGGTCCCTGGTTTTGCGCCTGGAGCGGGCAGGGAGGTCCCTGGCGCTGTTGCCGGGCGATATAGAGAGCGGCGGCATCCGGGCCATGCTTGATCGTGGGGATGACGTTGCCGCCGAGGTCCTGGTCCTGCCGCATCACGGCAGCCGTCGCAGTTTTGAATCGGAT is a window of uncultured Pseudodesulfovibrio sp. DNA encoding:
- a CDS encoding DNA internalization-related competence protein ComEC/Rec2 is translated as MAIRFPLAGGAALLLLLVAEWVLRGRQCRVPVVAVILCAIFGFAYASQRTPLFPEEMPGWMAARQAVVLEGVVDRAEPRPGHRLRVILDKVQVDAGQGSEPLPGEVAWFIRNPDYVPLPGQHVRTVSRVVPVRSFGNPGLWDYRWYWQRQGVFWRAWPSGRVKPVWGEKPQSSFAGMRSRLRELVAEHLPATQGGAMVLALTTGDRSRLDMDTMDATRGAGLAHTLALSGLHVGFVAAMGWGLAYLAGLVWPGLLLRLPRPKLAVLLAAPLVLVYAWLGQPSASLVRASVMFGFWGILLLQGRGRVLMDGLFFALAAIVFVSPLSLFDLGLQMSLAAVAGIGLLYPFFRFLFATRRRGVVRLLAWAAGTIAVSVCATLAIIPLVSWYFGTFSPNLLLNLVWLPVLGLAIMPLGLLGSLLTVSAWTAPAGAVLLGLAARMADGLLWLLDVLRGSGLTPVFAVLRPLWPEMLGFALLLVTAAVCVRSRRRVPAALAGLGFVLLVAPHVLVMAEDSRDRVSLTMLDVGLGQSLVISLPGGHRWLVDTGGGSPTYDLGEAVVGPSLTLGRPPRLDGIFLSHPDVDHSHGLPYLIERFKVGALYTNGMLPRGLTGARLDRILPVSGVAVETLRAGESVGLSSGVRVAVLHPDDNYAGTRANERSLVLRLERAGRSLALLPGDIESGGIRAMLDRGDDVAAEVLVLPHHGSRRSFESDFYAGVRPQVVLCSNGFMNRYGFPDPGVVEAASSAAGGRVFTTARNGRVVCVWDGPTGRLVVRPTVLLP